The segment TCCTTGGTAAGGAAGAGGTCTCGGGTCCGACTCCCGATCTGGGCTCTCACTAATTGGAGATAGAATCATGGCAAAAGAACATTTTGACAGAAGCAAGCCGCACTGCAACATCGGCACCATCGGCCACGTTGACCACGGCAAAACCACTCTGACCGCCGCAAT is part of the Fibrobacter sp. UWT2 genome and harbors:
- a CDS encoding GTP-binding protein, which codes for MAKEHFDRSKPHCNIGTIGHVDHGKTTLTAA